Genomic window (Synechococcus sp. LA31):
CTTCTTCATTGCGGGCGGGGATCAACACCGACACAGACGGTGCGTGCTCCAGGCACAGTGCAGGCAACGGCAACAGATGCCGTGACAACCACCAGCCCAGCAACCAGCGCACCACCACAGAGACACCCAGCCAATCCACTGCGGTGAGCTCCAACCCGTGGACGCAAGTTATGCCCAGTGATCAAGCTGAATCAGGCCTGATTCAGCTCCGCAGCAATTCCTCGACCAAAGGCTGCAAAGCCGCTGGATCCCGCAGCAACTGTGGATGGGTGGCCACCGGCAGGGCGCGAGCTGAACCCACGGGCAGGACGGCACGCCAGCCCGGCAGCACGGCCAAATCAAGGGCCGAATAAAAGCTGTGGCACTCCACGCCGCGCAATCTCTCCAGGTCTGCGTTGAGCTCCTGCAGTAGCGCACTGCCGCATTTGAGATCTGCCAAACCTGGAAACAACCGGCCTGGCCAGGGCTGGGCTGTCCAGGTGCCCTGCTGCGGGCTGCCAAGGCTGATGAAACGGCGGGTCCGCCTCTGGCCACCCAGCTGCTGAATCCAAGTGCGAGCAATCACCCCGCCCATCGAGAAGCCCAGCACATCCACAGGAGCTGAACCCGGCGCCAACGCTTCGATGTGCTGCTGGAGCAGTAGCGCTGCCTCGCGCACCGGGGTGAGCCCGAAGCGCATGGGCAGGGCCGGAAGCAGCAGATCGGGCCGCCGACCAGCCAACAACTGCTGCAACGGGCGAAACACAGCCGGCGTGTCCAGCAGGCCATGCACCAGAACGAGGGGAGGACGCAGGGGCCCCGATCTCCAACTTGTGGTCTCAATTCAAGACCACTGAATCCAGCTGCGCTCGAGGCGCAGCGGTGCGGATCTCCGGCGGGCTGAACCTGTGTCAACGCAACAACATCAACATGCAGCGCTAATCACTATTTAATCGAGCCATAACGACGCATTGATCGATGCATAACCAACGCGGCGACGACTCCCCAGAGGATCCAGCGACGTTCACGCGGATTTGCTGGGATGACCTTCCTGCGACAGCCCAAATCAAGCCTGCAGCTCGGTGGCGCCGAGATCGTGGCCTATGACAAGCAGCGCAACATTGCGGCTGT
Coding sequences:
- a CDS encoding alpha/beta hydrolase, with amino-acid sequence MVHGLLDTPAVFRPLQQLLAGRRPDLLLPALPMRFGLTPVREAALLLQQHIEALAPGSAPVDVLGFSMGGVIARTWIQQLGGQRRTRRFISLGSPQQGTWTAQPWPGRLFPGLADLKCGSALLQELNADLERLRGVECHSFYSALDLAVLPGWRAVLPVGSARALPVATHPQLLRDPAALQPLVEELLRS